In Marinobacterium sp. LSUCC0821, the DNA window GTTCAGGACTAAGTGGTGCTACCTCGCGCCCAAATTGCGAGGATGCAACCAGAGCAAAGTGCTTAAATAGCAGAGGAATATCCTCACGACGCTCGCGAAGTGGCGGAATATCGACACGCACAACATTGAGACGGTAGTAGAGATCTTCACGGAAATCGCCGCGTGATGCTGCCTCACGAAGATCCACCTTCGTCGCCGCTATGACACGCAGGTCCAGATCAATTGTCTTATTCGATCCAAGACGCTCAATCTGCCGCTCTTCCAACACACGCAACAGCTTAACCTGAAGAGCCATCGACATGCTCTCGATCTCATCGAGGAAGAGTGTACCGCCTTGGGCGTGTTCTAACTTGCCGATGCGTCGCGTTTTGGCATCGGTAAAAGCGCCAGCTTCATGGCCCAAGAGCTCGCTCTCGATCAAATTTTCAGGTACTGCACCACAGTTAATCGCCACAAAATTGGCAGCTCTGCGATTTGAATTTTCGTGAATATAGCGGGCCAACAGATCCTTACCGGTACCCGTCTCACCATGAATCAAAATGTCCGCTGGGGTATCTGCAACCGCACGCACCACGTTACGCAGTTGCTGCACACCGGGACTGGTACCAATTAATCGAGGACCCGCCGCATTGTGTTCCGCCAGCTCCTGTCGAAGTGCACGGTTTTCAAGGGTAAGTGCCCGTTTTTCCGAAGCACGACGACAGACATCTAGCAGCAGATCAGAGGCGAAAGGCTTCTCGATAAAATCGTAGGCCCCTTCGCGAATAGCGGTCACGGCCATGGAGATATCACCATGCCCGGTGATAATGATCACTGGGATATCTGCATCTAAATCTTTAATCTTTTGCAGCAGCTCGATACCTGTCATACCGGGCATATTGATGTCGGTAACAACAACACCAGGCCAACCAGCTGTTAAGGCTGAAAAAGCAGTTTCAGCGTTTGCATGGGTCTCCAGTTCGTACCCTTCAAGCTCCAGTGTCTGGCCCGCAGAGTCACGTATATAGGGGTCGTCATCAACCAACATGACCCGCATAGAAACTGCTGTTAATTCTGCCACTCTTCTATCCTTGCTCTAACTCGATACGAAACTCTGCACCACCTGCAGGATGGTTGTGAGCGCTTAACTCACCCCCTAGAGAGGAGACTATACGCTGTGATATCGATAGACCCAAACCTAATCCCTGCCCCTGCAGCTTAGTTGTATAAAATGGTGTGAAAACATTGGCAAGAGATTCGGGCTCCAAGCCAGGTCCAGTATCAATGACCGAGATAATAAGTCGCTGTTGGTTTTGATATTGATGCTGCGAAACTTTAATTTCTATCTCTTTGCGCTCACTTTGCTCTAGCGCTTGAGCCGCATTATTGATGATATTGACCATCACCTGCTCCAAACGCAGCAAGTCCCCTTTAACCCAAAACTGTTCAAGATTATCAGGCCAATGAATAGTGACGCCCTGACGATCAAGCTGACCATACAGAATCGACATTGCACCATCTTTAAGATCGCGAAGTGAAATGCGCCCCTGAATATCGTCACTCTTGCGAGAAAACTCCTTAAGCGGGTGAATGATTCTCGCCATACGTTCTGTAAGAGAGGCGATCTCAAGAAGATTTTGATGAACACGCTCTTTCCTATCCATTTCTAGGAATTTATCGGCATTATCGGCGTAATTACGGATTGCAGTGAGTGGCTGATTCAGCTCATGGTTGATCCCTGCAGACATCTGACCAATGGTTGCCAGCTTCGCAGCTTGAACCAGCTCGTTCTGTGTCTGATGGTGTTTTTCAACCTCTGCTAGCAACTGCTCGTTGGCTGCTTGCAGGTCCACAGTGCGCTCTTCAACACGAATTTCTAACTCATTCTGAGCACGCTCTAAGGCTTCAATGTGTTGGCGACGTTCAGTGATATCTACCAAAGTAAGAATCAGCTGGGTCCGCCCTCCTCGCTCCGTATAACTCAGCGCCAACTCAACCGGAAACTCCGATGAATCGACTCGAATACCATCGACTTCAAGACGCAGATTCTCCTCGCGTGTTGAGATCTCTCGAGTGATGTATTGCTGCAGAACGGGCCTGTCCGCCTCAGATACTAGATTATAAAAAGGCTGACCCAACATCTGCTCTGGAGAGTAACCAAACATCTGCTGCAAAATCGGATTGAAATACTCAATTCGACCATCAGCATCAATCAAAGAGAGACCCGCTTGGGTGTGGTTGATGACCCCTTCAATGCGCTCCTCTTGCTCACGCCTAACCTGCTCCTCACGACGGCTGAAAAGCTCGCGCTCGCTGCGAATACGCCTGCGCTGAAACAGCAGAATCGAGACCAGTGCAATCACTACAAAGCCGATGGTTGCAAGCAGCTGTACAAGCAGAATGCGCTCTTCGACTGGACGAAGGTTGGCAAAGATATGAATCTTTAGATCGGTATCTTCAACGTTAGCTGAATTAGTTAGATATTGATTAGGATTGAGCTGATCAGTTGCATTTTGGGTTGGATCTTTGGGCTCTAGAAGCGTGATGACTTCTGTACCCAGGGCGGCACGTTCACGGTAGACGATATTCAGCGAGTTAAGCGCCTGATCGCCATAACGCAAACTATCTACGATACGTTGCATCTGTTCACTATTAAGTGGGCTAAGGGTTTTAAACATCCACTGATTGTTGGTACTAATTACCACAACGCCGTCATCATCAGAGACCACAACCTCTGTGTTAGGGTCACTCCAACGACCCTCAATCTGATCCAGGTCTATTTTGA includes these proteins:
- a CDS encoding sigma-54 dependent transcriptional regulator is translated as MRVMLVDDDPYIRDSAGQTLELEGYELETHANAETAFSALTAGWPGVVVTDINMPGMTGIELLQKIKDLDADIPVIIITGHGDISMAVTAIREGAYDFIEKPFASDLLLDVCRRASEKRALTLENRALRQELAEHNAAGPRLIGTSPGVQQLRNVVRAVADTPADILIHGETGTGKDLLARYIHENSNRRAANFVAINCGAVPENLIESELLGHEAGAFTDAKTRRIGKLEHAQGGTLFLDEIESMSMALQVKLLRVLEERQIERLGSNKTIDLDLRVIAATKVDLREAASRGDFREDLYYRLNVVRVDIPPLRERREDIPLLFKHFALVASSQFGREVAPLSPEQMQALVMQDWQGNVRELRNLAERYVLLGDAFALDGEPQAFATQMADLSLPQRVENFEKTLIQNELERHAGSIKETLVALNVPRKTLYDKMRKYGLDKADYK
- a CDS encoding ATP-binding protein, producing the protein MPDSYSARSFLPYRPVVVIVTLTLFVLTLIYSTLATREQAMSELEQKVSDDLVRYKATLEQRLERYRSLPQLLANHRLLLDAVSGAGEDTIASANLYLQEAAELVNALDIYVMDASGTTQAASNWFKDTSFIGRNFAFRPYFTDAMQGVPGRYFALGSTTKKRGYYFSFSMRRAEKVIGAVVVKIDLDQIEGRWSDPNTEVVVSDDDGVVVISTNNQWMFKTLSPLNSEQMQRIVDSLRYGDQALNSLNIVYRERAALGTEVITLLEPKDPTQNATDQLNPNQYLTNSANVEDTDLKIHIFANLRPVEERILLVQLLATIGFVVIALVSILLFQRRRIRSERELFSRREEQVRREQEERIEGVINHTQAGLSLIDADGRIEYFNPILQQMFGYSPEQMLGQPFYNLVSEADRPVLQQYITREISTREENLRLEVDGIRVDSSEFPVELALSYTERGGRTQLILTLVDITERRQHIEALERAQNELEIRVEERTVDLQAANEQLLAEVEKHHQTQNELVQAAKLATIGQMSAGINHELNQPLTAIRNYADNADKFLEMDRKERVHQNLLEIASLTERMARIIHPLKEFSRKSDDIQGRISLRDLKDGAMSILYGQLDRQGVTIHWPDNLEQFWVKGDLLRLEQVMVNIINNAAQALEQSERKEIEIKVSQHQYQNQQRLIISVIDTGPGLEPESLANVFTPFYTTKLQGQGLGLGLSISQRIVSSLGGELSAHNHPAGGAEFRIELEQG